Within the Streptomyces sp. NBC_00554 genome, the region GGCACCTTCGACACATTGACGATCAGGAAGAAGAAGGCGGACGTGCCGAGGAAACCGAGCTTCCTGAAGCCCGCCGACAGCAGGTACATGGACATCACCGGGCCGCCGGCGTTGGCGACCATCGTGGTGAAGCCGCCGAGCACGCCGTAGGAGCGGGCCTGGATCCGTCCCCTGCGTGTCGCCACGGAGTCGGGTTCCTCGTCCTTGTCGGCGGTCCGTCTGCGCCACAGCGTGACCGCCGCCATCAGCAGCAGGATCGCGCCGATCGAGGTCCGCACCACACCGTCGTCGGCCCACACCAGGAACAGCGTGCCGAAGACGACTCCCACGGCGACCGCCGGGAACAGCCGCCACAGCGTGGGCCAGTGGGCGTGGCGCCGGTAGGTGAGCACCGCGAGCACGTCCCCGACGATGAGGATGGGCAGCAGCACCCCCGTCGAGGCGCGGGCGGGCAGCACGGCGGCGAAGATCGCCAGGCTGACCGTGTTGGCCCCGCTGACTGCGGTCTTCGAGAAGCCGACGAGCAGAGCCGCGGCGGCGAGAGCGGCGAACTCCCAGACAGATATGTGCCAGAGCGTCATCGTGTTCATGCGGGAACCGATGCTATGCCCATGTATCTCGCCCGCGTAAGGACCGTCTCGCCCATTGGCCCCTGGGGCACCGTCGGACCGCAGA harbors:
- a CDS encoding sulfite exporter TauE/SafE family protein; the protein is MNTMTLWHISVWEFAALAAAALLVGFSKTAVSGANTVSLAIFAAVLPARASTGVLLPILIVGDVLAVLTYRRHAHWPTLWRLFPAVAVGVVFGTLFLVWADDGVVRTSIGAILLLMAAVTLWRRRTADKDEEPDSVATRRGRIQARSYGVLGGFTTMVANAGGPVMSMYLLSAGFRKLGFLGTSAFFFLIVNVSKVPFSVGLGLIDGNSLLLDAALAAFVLPGAVLGKWAVNRINQRLFEQLVIAATVVGGVQLLLR